The Setaria italica strain Yugu1 chromosome IX, Setaria_italica_v2.0, whole genome shotgun sequence genome has a window encoding:
- the LOC101780923 gene encoding uncharacterized protein LOC101780923 has product MEIESVKCECCGLREDCTLDYIASVRASFHGQWLCGLCCEAVRDEACRKKAQPGVEEAVRAHMAFCKMFKSNPAVRVADGMRQMLRRRSGDMSKPESAKKYSTSQVGDESSVTLY; this is encoded by the coding sequence ATGGAGATAGAGTCGGTCAAGTGTGAGTGCTGCGGCCTGAGGGAGGACTGCACCCTGGACTACATTGCCAGCGTGAGAGCAAGCTTCCACGGCCAATGGCTGTGTGGGCTGTGCTGTGAGGCAGTCAGGGATGAGGCGTGCAGGAAGAAGGCTCAGCCGGGCGTGGAGGAGGCTGTGAGGGCTCACATGGCGTTCTGCAAGATGTTCAAGTCGAATCCCGCTGTCCGGGTGGCCGACGGCATGCGGCAGATGCTCCGGAGGCGGTCCGGTGACATGTCGAAGCCGGAATCAGCAAAGAAGTACAGCACCTCGCAGGTTGGAGATGAATCATCGGTGACACTCTACTGA